Part of the Equus caballus isolate H_3958 breed thoroughbred chromosome 5, TB-T2T, whole genome shotgun sequence genome is shown below.
AGAGGCCCAGGAGCAGGCCTTCCTGGCTTACCTTGGCAGCCAAGGGACAAGGAGTGCTTAGGGCTGTGGGAACAGAAATGCAGATACCCTTTGAAGGGGCATCCTTGCTATAAGAAGCTGAAAATGTAGACTTATGTGAAATGTAATGGTATCTAAATATTGTGAAGGCTAagaaaaacatacacatttaGGTCTCTGGGCTGCAATCAGCCCATAGGTTGCCAGTTTCTAACACTATACCAAATGATTGCATAAACATCAGCTTGGGCTCCTGTCTATAATAAAGTCCTGACTGGCATCTCCGTTTCCCAGTCTGGGAACATCCTGAATACAAAGTAGAGTTTCCTTGGACTCCTTTGAAGAAATGCCTTCTGTTAACCTCCTGTCATCTTGCTACTCTGTTAAGCAGAAGGAGAAAGCTTAGAGAACCTCCTTCAGCTCCCTGTTTCCCTAATGGGTAAGAGTCTCGTGTGGGTAAAGGAGAGCACACCCCACTTGGGAGCCTCTTTCAGCATCTGAAAGTCAGTTTTCATTGTCCCCAATGCCAGAGCAACCTCTCTTGCCTCTTCTGTTCCCCTAGAGATATGGCACCTCGTCTCCAGTGTTGCTTTCTGGCTCCCGCCACCCATTAACCTTTATTGCCGGAAGAGCTCCCAGGACGCCACAGTTCTGGGAGAGAGAGGCACTAAGTCTTTATTGGGAAGAATGCCCACCCACCTTCCCTCATTGCAGACGATAGACACACTCAGTGTCAGGGTAGGGTGGCAGATTCAGCTGGTACTTCTTTTCCAGAGCAGGTGGCACGAAACGACCCCCCAGGTAGTGGTAGCGACCAGTAAAGTGGGTTGCAGACTTTTTGGGTGCTGTCAGGGAGATGAGCAAATCTGGCTGGATCCCTCCagagtttcctttctccacatcccaGCCTAAAAAGAGGGTGGTATTCAGGAAGAGCAGAAGAGGCCAGATGTCTGGTCTCCTTCCATACTTTCCCCTAGTCCTAAAGAAGTGGGAAGCTCCTCTGTGTTCCCACCTGAGGAACTCGCATCCTTGCAGCTCCACGTACCCCTGTGCTTTGGTCTCTTGGAGCTAATGTGTGAAGGGAACTCCTGAAGTCTTTGCTCCCCAGCCCTACTGTGGGATCCATAGGCTGTGTTCTGCCCCTCTAGACTCAACTCATTTTAGACTTGGTCTGAGCCTTGGGTCAACAATCAGGACTCCTAGGTACCTACCTCAAGACAGGGCAGGGCCCCAATCCCCCCAACCTCCTTGGACCCAGCACCTGAGGGAATGTCGATGCTGGCAATGGGCACAGTGAGTCCATTCAGGACACTCAGGATGCTGCGAAATGGCTCCCGAACGTCACCCTTGAAGCTGAAGCCAAAAATGGCATCTACGACCAGCTCATAGAGTTCATCAATCAGCATGGACTGTGgtggaacagaaaaagggaagGATGCAGAGCCAGCAGCTGCACAAAGAGCCATTAACAGAAGAGGGTTGTCCTCTGCACCCACAGACTATTCAGAGAGGCACAAAGgtaattttctctcattcagaTGGCACTCTGAGGCCTACAGTTAAGTGCAAGTTGGTCACTGATCCAGGCCAAGCTGAGTCCAGACACATTTTCTGTTCTGAGTGCCTGCCAGCCATTGGGGAGGCTACAGTGTGGGACAGCCTGAGACTGGGAGTCAGGAGGGCCATGATCTGgttctgtgactttggacaaaccacttctctgcacctcagtctcttcatctgtaaaatgtgttaagaaatttaaaaaaacaaaacaagttctCAATTTCCCACCCCTAAATCCATGCATCTGCAGAAAGGGTCAAGGATGAGGCAGTCACTTCAGCCCCTAAAAGGGGCAGATAATGTGTTTACTGCATGCTGGAGGCAGAGGAACTGACTAGAGGGAAAGGAGTGCCCAGGGGAGATGAAGGGGACAAGAAGCTTTAGAGAGGGGGTGTTGGGACTCCGGGAGCACACCTTGAGGAGGAGAAGGCTCTTACACTGCTTCTATTCACAGAACATACTTCAGGCACcttctgtgccagacactatcCCTACCCTGTAAGAGCTTATTGGGTAAAGAGGAAGATAAATGAGCGCAGCCTGGAAACGAGGGAAGAGCAGAACACAGGCAGTGGTTATTGTGGAGGAGGCCACTAAACTGGAGCCACCTACCTCTGGGGGCATTTCACCAAGGAAAGGGATGTCCATTTTCTGACACTGGGTCACCAGTGCAGTGAAGAGTGGCTTGTTAGGCCTTTTGGGGTAATAGATGGTTGGCTGGTAGCCCTACGAGGAAAGGAAAGGGGTAATTCAAGCCCAGATCCTAGAAACCTCACGCCCACCCCCCCACAGCCCTTCCCCAAATACTTACAAAGAGTTTGAGGTGTCGGGCACAGACCAGGCCATCTCCTCCATTATTCCCGGGGCCACAGACGACCAGGACAGTAGGGGGGCTCCTGGACATGGACGTTGGGGGATAGGCCTGAAGGCAGAATCAAAGGGGATTCAGAGGGGTTTTGGGCACTAAGAGCCCAGGCTTGGTCCAGCTTACCCTCCCACTCCGTTGTGCCTAGGCCAGGGGGCTTGCACAGTGACTCGTCCCAAAGGTCGAGAGTTGCACCACTGACCTTGGCAATGGCTGTGGCGCAGCTCAGCCCAGCCAGCTCCATCAGTTGGTCCACGCTGAACTGGTACTCGTTAAAAAGCTCCTCGTCCACGGCCTGGGCCTCCTCCTGGCTGAGGAAAGCCACAGCCTGAGTCCCCGCCCCGCCGCGCAGCAGtgccgccccggccccgcccccgggaggaCAGCAGGCCAACCCCGTCCCGTGTCCCGCGTGCCCGCCCGCAGCCTCGCCTACCTCAGGTACTTCACCCCCGTGCTCGCCATGATCCCTGCGTCCCCGCGGCCGCCCGAGCTCAGGCGCCGCGGCTCCCACCACGTGGGTCCCGTGCGACAGACGCCGGCCTGGACTCTGACGCGCGACAGGCGCGAGCCCGCAACCAGCAGCCCGAGCCCCAGCAGCGTCCGCAGCCCGGACATCCAGCTCGCAGAGCGCGCGCCCCCGACCCGGCCTCCCGCCCTAGCGCATGCGCGgctcctcgccccgcccccgagAGGCCGGGCCCTCGCGCCCCTGCCGGAAGCGGTCCTGGCGCGGGCGCCGAGCTGGTGTTTTCTTCCGGCGCTTAGAGCCTGCGTCCCAGCCCTTCCCGAGAGTATGTACGTATTGCCTCACACGTCCAGGTGGACCAGGAGCGCTTTGCTCTCAACCGCCCTTTGACGATAGTTGGTCACGTTTAGCATGGCGGGTAACCTGGGGCCCTGCCCTCCCACTTGCTAGCTGAGTGAGCTTGGACGCTCTTGGTTTCGATTTCCTGTCGGTGAAACGGGAATACTAGTACACACTTCACAGGGTAGTAATGCATGTAAAGCCGTCGACAGCGCCTCGTGCGTAGAGCACGATAAAttaagctaatttttttttacactACTGTGTTTTGTATAACTTCGGACCCCTCTTCCCACTACGTTAGTTTCCCCTCTTTACCGGGATAGCACGCCATATTCTCTAATCATACATAATATTTATCCCTCTTTATGGAGATAGAAAATTGTAAACTCTAAATAGGTTGAATATGCCATGGTTAAAAATGTGGTTGAAACCATAGACTCCATgtcacaaaaatatttcaagaaaaaccTGGAGAGAAAGACTTAAATTTTTTACCCAAGACACACTCTTGTAGGGTTAAGGGAGAAGTCTGCAGAATAACAAACCAGTTACCATCAAGGcactaaaatgaaaatgagtaTCAAGGTGGGGTGAAGGTCCTGTTTTTAtgctatatttattctttttctgtttcatgaATTGCATTCCTGGCTAGTTCACTGAGAAAGGCAAGAACAAGCCCTGCTTTTAACTACTACTCTGATGTCTCCTTTTTAATTATAGGAGGTTTCTCATTTCCTATAAGATATACCCTTAGCCTCCAGCTATGCTTGTTTTACATGTTTGTTGTGAGAAATTCAATTTATCGGACTGTGATTGTGGTGGAAAATTGTTTTTGTTAGACTGTGTTTGTGGTTGGAAACAGTTTATTCATCTAAATTGTAATGTACGGTGTATGTTACAACTGGATAATCTTATCAAAGGCCTCATTAACTTTGTTTTATAACTTCACTAGTATATAAGCAGCTTCACTTTTATATATTAGTCAAGTCAAGACTCCCTTCAGGCCTATTTGAGAAGATAAGTTTGGTGATTATGAAGATTCATTTCTAAAATGCGATGTGAAGTGTGTTTCTTtgacataaataacattttgaatACTTATATGTGCCAAGTACTAACGtgaatcatttcattttatcctcacagcaaccctgttgttattcccattttacagatgagaaaactgtctCAAAGATGTTGAATGGCATGCCTAATGATACAGTGATAGCTGTAGGTGAAGCTAGGATCCAAGTAGCTTGACTTAGAGTCTGCGCTCTGAAGTGTTATTTTATACTGAACTGCCCTCCCCAAatgcagaaatatgtaattaAAGGGATGTTGCTGCTAGCATTTTGATGAGGTGTAACTATAGAATAGTAACACAAAACATAtcccaccacacacacccagAATTTATAAAACAACCAAATAAGGGCTGTCCCCAGGAAGGCAGTGCCCAAGATCTAGTCCACCTTGTTGCTGCTGCCTTTCTGACGTTTGGAGTTTTCTTGGGGAAATGTCTTCAAAACCCCTTTAGGAAGGGCACGTGGATGGAGCGCCTGCTGAGTTCCAAATGCGTTACAtatgttatctaatttaatcctgtTGATCCTGTGATGTATTTTTATCTTcgtgttatagatgaggaaattgaatagCAGAGAGAAGTCACGTAATTTTCCTAAGATGATACAGCTATTAAATGGTAGAGCCAGTGATGGTTGATACTGGGTTGACCTGACCCAGTAGCAGTACTCCTGTGTGGCAGATGCTGCTACTTGTCCCTCAAAATccatcctcctttcttcctttggtaaCAGAACCCCTGAGTTTTATCTGGCCACATGGCTGCCCAGCTAAACActacattttccttctcccttgcaGCAGCTAGGCATGCACCCATAGCTAACTTCTGACCAATTAGATGTGAGCAGAAATGATATATGCAACTGTGAGGtcataccttaaaaaaatgaacgttttcctccacttcctcttttcttcttattgGCTGGAATGAAGGTATTACGGCTGAAGCTGGAGCAGCCATTTTAGACCATGAGATGGAAATCCTGTATTGAGGATGGCAGAGCATTCTGCCTGACTCCCCAAGCTCTATGGAGCCATTAAATCAGCCCTGGGCTGTTTATATGAGAAAGGAATAACGTTCTCTCCTTTTAAAGGCACTGTTATATCAGTCTTTCTTACAGCTGGTGAACTTGCATCCAAATCAAGACATCTTGAATGCCTGACAAGATAATAAGCTCCATTTAGATAAGGAAGATTGacagctgtgtccccagcacctagttccacgcttggcatatagtaggtgctcataaatattttaatgaatctTCAAAATCTCATTGTGAAGTGGTTCACAGTACAGTAGCCCTCTTATCTGACATGATCAAGAgtggattattttatttcaacttaaaacaacacattcatggggctggccccgtggccgagtggttaagttcgtgcgctccactgcaggcagcccagtgtttcgttggttcgaatcctgggcgcagacatggcactgctcatcaagccacgctgaggcagcgccccacatgccacaactagaaggacccacaacgaagaatatacaactatgtaccagggggcttccgggagaaaaaggaaaaaaataaaatctttaaaaaacaacaacaaaaaaaaccacattcATTTGCCATCTGTCAAAGTGTGGTCAGGGTCTTTTCTTTGAGGATGGGGCCAATGATTGTAATTCTCCATCTTTCTTGCATAAACCTCACCAGTTATGTATCACCTGCAATTTCCAGTTTGCCTCCTTAAGGTGGAACAGACAGTTAATGGCATGTTTGAAGCGAGCTGAGTGTAAAATTCAtctagatttttattattttccctcaaTCTGTAATAATCTTCCTGCTCACACTAATTCAACGGCAGTTTTTAAAGTGACTCACCTTAATCAAGTCTTCTAAGGATTCAACTTAGTTTTCATAGAAACAGTGCTTGTTTTCACACACTTAGTTCATTCATTTGTATagtatttaattaaattacaaattacaaTCACACATACAACCAGCATAAACACATTTGGTATCAAACGTAACCGGCTCTTGGTAAGCAATGGCTTAACTGGGGGAGTGGAACTGCATAGCATTCTGGAAGGTGCTCACTGtctcagtttgaatcctggcttctcCACTTACTAGTGTGTGACCTGGGAGGACAGACTACATAACCTTTGTGccttctcctcatctgtgaaaggggataataatagcacctcaTAGGCTAGTGGTGAGGGCTAAAGGAGAAAACCCTTGTGAAACACTTGGAACAGTGTGTGGCAGGGACTAAGTGATCAGTAAATGTTACAGACTCTCTTTGTTGTGGCTGCTGGCAGCAGTTGTCCTCCAGGCTACAGGCTTGGGGTCCCGCAGCAGCATCCCTGCATCTCACGGAGGAAGCTGGGTGCATCAGTTGGTTAAGATGCATCTTCTGTAGTATCATGGCCCCATTTCTCATATGAGAAAATGAGGTCCAGAGAGAGTCAGTGACTCCAAAGCCTCTTGACCAGAAGCCTGTTTTAAGAACTGGCAAGGGCCTTAGCAGTCATGAGGTTTGGAtccagaaagaaaaggggaaaattcaCTATCCATCttccttttaactttttcctATTGAGTCCAAAACTCCCAGTGAGGAGCAAACTGAACACCTCTGTGCTGAGCCCGTAGAGCTCACTTGCTGACCATGTTGGGTTCCACGTCCATACAGCGCTGAACAACTGGGAAAGAGGCTCAATCCCAGGAATCCCTGCCATGTGTATGTTGGGGAGACACCGCAGGGGCCAGGGCCACGGCTAGGAGGATGGGCTCACATGATCGTGCAGAAGCCAGACTTGGTGGATCTCCTCTGAGGGTTCCTGCTGGGGGTTTCCTTGGGCCCTTTGAGTGAcctgaaggaggcagagaggggcttGCCGTGGGAGGGACTGGGGAAGGAGCAGAAGGCAGCCTGCTCTGGCTCCAGCTTCTGTTGCCCTCTGGCCCTTACCTCTGCTGGTGGGCTCCAGGGCAGGAAGGAGTGGGCTTAAGCTGCATATCCCCCCATTCAGCAGGACTCCCCCTTTCTCCGAGGCCCACAGTCAGGCTGTGTTGGAGGCAGGGAACAACCCTGGATGAGGGTTGTTCAGATTGCTAGCAGGCAAAGACAAGGAGGCTCGGAGCACTACATCCCTAGTGACCAGACCACATCTCCCTCCAGCTTTAACAGTAATCATGTTCTGTTAAAATCATCCAAAGCCATGCCTCTCctactttgtttatccattccccaggcctcttcccctcccctagGGACCCACCTATTGGCTTGGGGACCATTAGGTGCCAGAATGCCAGGATACTTCATTTGGAGGGGGCCTTGGCCTCCAAATGGGACATGGGCCCTGGGTCCTGGACCTGGATGGAGAGGGACAGACACATTCATCACAGGCCTCTCTGCACCAAGAACCATCACAGTAGAAAAGAGAAAGCTTTGGGAAAACAAAGAGAGTGGGGGTTAGGGGATACATTGGTCACTGTACACGGAGGGGGCCCCAAGGACTGTGCCATGTATGGGGCAGATGCTTGGCAAACCTGGGCCAACTAGAGGCTAGACTGTGGGAATGAATCACCAGTGCCTGGAAGAAAACACACTGCAAAGAAGACATCAGTGAATTCAAGTCAACAAGTAGCAAGCAACTCTGCCCCCAGAGTCCAAAGCCTTTCGGGGAGGAGAGTAGTAAACAGTGAGCCAGGGTAGGAAAAGTGCCCAGTgcccaggcacacagtaggcttCCAACAAACCCTAGTGCTCTAAGATGCAAAGTTCTGGAAGTTAGGAAAGCCGTGGAagcagggaggaagaggggattCAGGGAAAATGGGCCAGGGCCTTGAGAGAGGAACAGAAACTGGGGAAGGATGATCTGGGGCTTGGGACCCTGGAGAGCTGGTGGGGCAAGCCTCAGCATCAGGTCTGATGCTGAGACCTGGGCACGGGGGCAGGGGGGAACAGTAAGGGAAACGGGGATGGGGCTGAGGAGAGTGCTTCTGTTTTCAGGGAGGAGGAGCACACCAGGGACTTCGACTCACACTCCAGTCCCTGCGCCCAAGATGACTGCATGGAAATATTCACCGacccctcttcctctttctcctcatgGCCCTCCTCTAACTCTTCATCTTCCCACCCACCCGAAGATCTGTAGGGGTAGAGAACAGGGGACAGAACAGCTCCCTGGAGGTCCCACCCCTACACCCAACTTTGACACCTCCCAACACCCTCCAGAGCCACATCCATCCCGGAAGCTCCACCCTCATCCTTCACCTGTGCTGCGCTTCTGCTGTGCTCCATCCCACCCTGGCGGGGGTGCCGACCGCCGGGCAGATCCCACCTGGAGCCTGAGGCCTCTGTGGAGCCGAGGTCTGAAGATGAAGGGGAGTAAAGGGAATCAGTTTGAGAAAAATGCCCATCCCAGCTGTGGATGTGTGTTAGAGTGTATGTTCCCTCTAGACACAGTGGCCCCAGAGAGACGGAGAAGTGCCAGACAAACTGGGGTGTGCTGCTTGTCTGAGAATGAAATTGTGGGGCAAGGCCCTTTGTTCTGTTAAGGTCCCACTAGTAACTCAATTTAGAACTCAAGCTCAAGGACTAGCAGACCTGGCCAGAGCCCGACCACCACCCCATCCTGCCTGGGCCCCCAGGGACAAAATCACAGAAAGTTGGTGGATGACTTCTGatggaacccaggtcttctgactccaccCCCCATCCAGTCCTCTGCCTGTACCAGGCTAATTTAATTTCGCTTGCAAATTATTAACGTGGTATCCTAGACTTTAAAATAAGAGAGGATGTAAAACCTattacataaatataataaagtataatTTCAATTCCTGGGGTGGGAGGCTGCCTGAGGGTATCTCACAATGTGAGGGAGGAGGCCGTTGGAGAGACATGGCCTGTTGGGATGGGCTGGGAGGTAGAGAGAGGGTAAGATGGAGTCCAAGAGAGGGGCATGGTGGAGACCCACAGAGAAATGGCCCCCAGAGAACCGCAGGTGGGAGAAAGGGACTTCCTTGCAGCACTGTCCCCATCCTGTGGCCCTTTCAGGAACTGCAACCAAGGCCTTAAAACTTTCCACCTCCTCCGAAGTACTGCTCAGGATCCTTGGTTGCACCCCGTGGCCTCCACCCACTGGGTTAGTCACCACTCAGCCAAAGCTCTGGCACAGCCCTAGTGTTGGAGACGTGCCACAgtccccagcccacctccccacccccaagtggCTTCGGGAAAGTGATATATGTCCCATAAGCAGGCCCCAGAGCAGATGAACACAGATGAGCAGTCAAGCGCAACATCCCTGAGGACATTGGCTCTTCTTACCACCACCCGCTTCTCTGGGtaacctctccccaccccttacTCTGTCTCAGGTGTCATCTCACCAGGGTGTGAGTTGGGACCAGCCCACCCCGGGCCAAGTAGATCCTCATGGTGTCTGTCAGCTTGGCCACCAGCCGCTCTCGCACAGAATCTGGCTCCTTCTGGGGACAGGGTGGATAATGGGGTAAAGGGGAAGGCCTGGGTTTTGTGGTCCTCTGGGGAttggggaagaaagaaacaggaaagggaggaaggaagggggttTGTCTCCCCTTCTTCTACCTCATCCCTGTGCCTTTGACAGGGTCCTGCCACTGCCTGCCCAGGGGACAGAGACGGACTCTCCCTCACAATAGTGTCATGAGACCTAGCACACCCTGTGCCCAGTGCATGTCTGATGAGTGGATGAATGGTGGGGAGAAGACAAGGAGTGAAGGCAGGAGTGTCAGCTGGAAGGAGAGCAGGGACATTAGATTCCGGGACAGAGGGTCTCACCTGACACCGGGCCAGTGCTTCCTGATAGTACTTCAAGGCCTGATCATGCTGCCCCAGTCTGGCTGCAGCAGCCCCCAGACCCTCACAGGCCTGCCACTGCCCTTTCACGTCCCCTGGGGAAGAGAGCCTGAGAGGTCCTCTCCTGGTTCCCTGCCCCACTGACCCTCCCCTCCAGAGGTACTCCCCAGCCCCAAGTCCCCCCATCTGCCTCTCCACCAACCCCGAGGACCCTCAGcctttgcccacccccaacccccaagcCACCTGCTACCCCCTCACCCTCACCAGTGTCCCGGGCAGCCTGCAGAGCATGCAGGTAGTTGTCTCTGGCGGCTTTGTGGTCCCCCAGCTGGCTCAGTGCAAatgccaggctgccaaagctcCGGCCCTGCTCCCACCGCTGCCCCATGGAGCCTGATGACAGAGCCCGGCCCACCCTGAGAGGGGGCCTTGGCTGCTGGGGCATCCAGACCCTACCCCCCAACCACCAAGGGAGGGTCCCAGGAGTCCTGGTGCTCAGCCCCAGCACACCGCCAGATGCTCCACAGAGGCCTGAACTGTCCACACCCAGCCTCTCCTCAGTCCTGAGTTTTGGCCTGACTGCCTCCCCCTGGCTAGTTGGAGCCAtgcaacaaccctgtgaggcaggcaAGGCAGATATTAATAGCTCCATTTTTATACGTGTGGAAACTAAAGCTTAGAAAGCAAAAATGACTCGCTGAGTATCACACCGTCATTCAGTCAGAGGAGGCACCGGGCTCCACATCAGGTTCCTTTTCCCAGCCAGTGCCCTTCCCTGTGCCCATTGCTGCCTTTCCAACCCCAGGCTTCAGCCTCTGGGCCCACAACCCTCTGTCCTGTCTGGCTGTCCTATCTCCTGCACCTGCCCCCTGGTGGTGGGCTTCCCGGCCCCATAACTAGTCCTAAAGGTCCATCTACTCTTCAGCCTTGAGGCCCTGCTGGAACCCCCTCTTAGACCCTTGGACCGATTCccattccccagcccctggtacccACCGTGCAGGTCGGCAGCCTTCTGGTGAAGCTCCCGCGCTTCCTGATAGTTGCCAAGGGCGTTGTGGGCCATCCCAAGGTTTCTTAGCACGGtggcctcctctcctggcccccGGCACAGGGGCAGGGCCTGCACAAAGGCCTCTGCTGCTAGCGGGAACAGCTGGAGCTGGGAGTAGCCCAGGCCTAGGTCATTATAGAGTTGCCCTAGAGGGCACGGCCAGGGTCACTGGTGGCCAGGGCAGATGCAGCTGAGGCTGTACTGGTGCAGCCCCTGTCCTACTCTCCCAGGGCTCCCCCAGCGCTTTCCCCAGCCCTCGAAAATGCCTCTGCTTCCACCCTCCTCTCAGAGTATCACCAGGTCTGAATCTCCCCACACGCCACACCTTCTCTGCCCAAAGGCCTCACCCAGCAGCCCCTGCTCGGTGCTCCTCTCGGCAAGCCTCCAGCTCTCCTCCAGCACTTGCACCACTTCACCCACCCCATGCTGCCCGCTCTTCAGCATACACCCCGCCGCAGCCCCCAGTGCGAGGGCTGCAGCCCGGGGCTGCCCTGCTTGGGCATAGGCCCGGCTTGCTTCCTGCAGGCAGTGGGCTGCTAGCTCAGGCTGTCCCAGAGCCTGGTAGCAGGCTCCCATTTTTGCCTGGGCTTGCCCCTGGTCACCGAGTGGTTGGTAGTGGCCCAGGGCCTTATGGTACCAGGCCAAAGCTTGAGGCAGGTCACCCAGGGCATGGTAGGCCAAGGCCACATTGAAACACTGGTCGCCATGACACCTGCCCTGCACCTTCTCTTCAGGTTGGGCTCGCAGGAGCAGCTCAAGGCCTCTGGCTGGGTCCCCAGTCTCCACATAGGCAGCCCCCAGGTTGAAGGCACAGGCCCAGAGAACAGGAGTATCCCTTTTTCGTGGGGCCTTCAAGGCCAGGAGGAAGGCCCTTTGGAAGCTGATCAAGGCCTCATGGTTCCTGCCAGCCAGTAGGGCCCCGTGGCCAGCCTTAGTGAGGGTTTGGATGCTGGCCTCTTGCTGTGgccactttattttcttctttttcttcttggagCTTGAGGGCTCAGGCTCTTGGCGGGTATCCTCAGGGTTGGGGGAAGACATAGTGCTGACAACGGGGAACAGAGGGGTCAGTATGTCACCTTTGGCTTCCTCCAAAGCAGGATCCCTCAAGGACAATTCAGCTCTACCTGTGCCTGATGTGACCCTCAGGGTTTCAAGGATTTCATTCTACATCTCAATTTGCTTCATCTATCCCATTACGCCCAACTCTCCTTCTAATATCCCAACTAATTCTCATTCctccttcaagactcagttcaACTGAGAGCTTCCTTCAGAAAGCCCCTCCCCTGAACCAACTGACTCCTTTACTCCCATAGCATCTTATGCCTATGTCTTTTATGGCATTTATCAACCTGGGTTAGAATTGCTGACTTTCATGTCTATCTCCCTTACTAGATTTGCGGTGACTTGaagggtctggcacatagtagatgctcaataaatgtttattgaataagaTGAAACAGTTCTGGAGATAGATAGTAATGATGGTTCTAAGCAATGTGAGTATTAGTGCCACTAAACTGGAGActaaaaaatggtttaaaatggttacttttatgttatatatattttaccacaataaaaatgttcattgaatgaataaatgaatggatgaatgaacagaGCACATACAGAGCCTCTCCATCATCATCTTCACACTGTGACTCCACATGCACCCATCCACTCATAATCTAGTACTCCTACTGTCTAATCTCAAGATATAGCTCAAGTCAGTTCAACAAATACTCAGTGAGctcctgctatgtgccaggagcCATACAAGGTACTGGGGGCACAAAGTTGAATAGGCTATTGAAATGGCAAGGAGCCAACTTGCAGGAGCGAGGATTCTGTCTCTCCATTTACTGCCCACTCCCTATCTCAGGGGGAACCTCTTTTTCCCCTATCTCCTTGGCTTTCTGTCTGCTGCTAGTTCCGGTTCCCCAGCATCCTGCTGTGATCTCCAGAATCCTCTTAAACCCAAATACATTTCTCTCATCAGCATGTGTTTCCCATTACTATCTCTCCCCTTGAAAAGCAAAGCCTTTTCATGAACTCTCCTCCCAGGAAACAGGAAAGGAGTGGAAAAGACCCAGGCACTGGGCTCTCAGCCCCTCCCATTTTCTTCGTCCTTTTTTTCCGCCTTTTTTAGGAAAGGCAGGCAGAGGTGATtctctttttaaaggaattaacCGTGCTCCTAAGAACACCCAGGAATCCTGCCTCTTCAAGGCCCTCATCCCTGGGGCATTTCTGGCTACCCGCACCAGGTCTTGGGGCCCCAGCCACAGGACACCTTACCTCCTTCGATCTTCTCTGCAGCTGGCTTTCTGGAATGGGCCCTCTGGCTCACATTACCTCCCCTAGATCTTAACTCAGAGCCCCCGGGGTTACCAGACAACCAGGTACCGCCCTCCACTCCTAGGGAATGCTTTGATTGACAGCTTAGGTGCCCTATCTCAGTGCTGAACCCTGCTGGTGCTTGGACACAGATACCTGGATTCC
Proteins encoded:
- the NAXE gene encoding NAD(P)H-hydrate epimerase, with product MSGLRTLLGLGLLVAGSRLSRVRVQAGVCRTGPTWWEPRRLSSGGRGDAGIMASTGVKYLSQEEAQAVDEELFNEYQFSVDQLMELAGLSCATAIAKAYPPTSMSRSPPTVLVVCGPGNNGGDGLVCARHLKLFGYQPTIYYPKRPNKPLFTALVTQCQKMDIPFLGEMPPESMLIDELYELVVDAIFGFSFKGDVREPFRSILSVLNGLTVPIASIDIPSGWDVEKGNSGGIQPDLLISLTAPKKSATHFTGRYHYLGGRFVPPALEKKYQLNLPPYPDTECVYRLQ
- the TTC24 gene encoding tetratricopeptide repeat protein 24, which codes for MSSPNPEDTRQEPEPSSSKKKKKKIKWPQQEASIQTLTKAGHGALLAGRNHEALISFQRAFLLALKAPRKRDTPVLWACAFNLGAAYVETGDPARGLELLLRAQPEEKVQGRCHGDQCFNVALAYHALGDLPQALAWYHKALGHYQPLGDQGQAQAKMGACYQALGQPELAAHCLQEASRAYAQAGQPRAAALALGAAAGCMLKSGQHGVGEVVQVLEESWRLAERSTEQGLLGQLYNDLGLGYSQLQLFPLAAEAFVQALPLCRGPGEEATVLRNLGMAHNALGNYQEARELHQKAADLHGSMGQRWEQGRSFGSLAFALSQLGDHKAARDNYLHALQAARDTGDVKGQWQACEGLGAAAARLGQHDQALKYYQEALARCQKEPDSVRERLVAKLTDTMRIYLARGGLVPTHTLTSAPQRPQAPGGICPAVGTPARVGWSTAEAQHRSSGGWEDEELEEGHEEKEEEGSVNISMQSSWAQGLECPGPRAHVPFGGQGPLQMKYPGILAPNGPQANRSLKGPKETPSRNPQRRSTKSGFCTIM